In Halalkalicoccus subterraneus, one genomic interval encodes:
- a CDS encoding DUF7096 domain-containing protein gives MDRLVSLAFVVVLVCSLPAFGSVGPTEPRPVDSEGDVRTTIDNGTAEWLALADGPSASGADRVAVDVGTTLADDTSRLDGRYERHRLDVRLEAAEADDEQREIIREETEDLSESVAQLRERERTAYTEYYEGERSERALLAELAVVHTRAVALGESIAILEDRAVGLSDTAIEEKIERMSVEARTMQGPVRERVADVSRGEAESTRVHVETDGAGVALAYTDDGRFHREAYRPDNRNPDGATQYASLGQSEERISGLYPSAFADARWSYSDVGYGTHRGVGSHDRGTMTVYLDTATGEVYREHQSLRLDRIETMTVERELNGSVAMTVERTVPGGPASVTLSNAETSEPISEPVDLNDRAIGETDGDGVLWFVAPRDSMTVTATADGTPVEVDISEDSLGQGTARAPADDERS, from the coding sequence ATGGACAGGCTGGTTTCGCTCGCGTTCGTCGTCGTGTTGGTCTGTTCGCTTCCGGCGTTCGGCTCGGTCGGACCGACCGAACCGCGGCCGGTCGATTCGGAGGGCGACGTACGGACGACGATCGACAACGGGACCGCCGAGTGGCTCGCACTCGCCGACGGTCCGTCGGCGAGCGGCGCCGATCGCGTCGCCGTCGACGTCGGAACGACGCTCGCTGACGACACGAGCCGGCTCGACGGCCGCTACGAGCGCCATCGCCTCGACGTCCGCCTCGAGGCGGCGGAGGCTGACGACGAGCAACGCGAGATCATCCGCGAGGAGACCGAGGACCTCTCGGAGTCGGTCGCCCAACTCCGCGAGCGGGAGCGAACCGCCTATACGGAGTACTACGAGGGCGAACGCTCCGAGCGCGCGCTGCTGGCCGAACTCGCGGTCGTCCACACCCGCGCCGTCGCGCTCGGCGAGTCGATCGCGATACTCGAGGACCGCGCGGTCGGTCTCTCGGACACCGCCATCGAGGAGAAGATCGAACGGATGTCGGTCGAAGCCCGAACCATGCAGGGTCCGGTTCGAGAACGGGTCGCGGACGTCTCGCGCGGCGAGGCCGAGTCGACGCGCGTCCACGTCGAGACCGACGGCGCCGGCGTTGCCCTCGCGTACACCGATGACGGACGGTTCCACCGCGAGGCCTACCGGCCCGACAACCGCAACCCCGATGGTGCGACCCAGTATGCCAGCCTCGGCCAGTCCGAAGAGCGCATCTCGGGGCTGTATCCGAGCGCCTTTGCCGATGCTCGCTGGAGCTACAGCGATGTCGGGTACGGGACCCACCGCGGCGTCGGCAGCCACGACCGCGGGACCATGACGGTGTACCTCGATACGGCGACCGGCGAGGTCTACCGCGAGCACCAGAGCCTGCGACTCGACCGGATCGAGACCATGACCGTCGAGCGCGAACTCAACGGGAGCGTCGCGATGACGGTCGAGCGGACGGTGCCGGGCGGTCCGGCGAGCGTGACACTCTCGAACGCGGAGACGAGCGAGCCCATCTCCGAGCCGGTCGATCTCAACGACCGAGCAATCGGCGAGACTGACGGCGATGGGGTGCTCTGGTTCGTCGCCCCGCGCGACTCGATGACGGTAACCGCCACCGCGGACGGAACCCCCGTCGAGGTCGATATCTCCGAGGACTCGTTGGGTCAGGGGACCGCCCGCGCGCCGGCCGACGACGAACGTTCATAA
- a CDS encoding methyltransferase domain-containing protein has translation MGVLENKARARLFYKYLSKVYDRINPFIWNEAMRGQALSMLDIDETDRVLDVGCGTGFATEGLLGYSDDVHGLDQSPHQLEKAWAKLGKHDPVTFYLGDAERLPFADDSFDVVWSSGSIEYWPDPVATLAEIRRITKPGGQVLIVGPNYPKTGVMQKLADSIMLFYDAEEADRMFTEAGFEDVEHRLMGPSYDPDIAITSVARVTD, from the coding sequence ATGGGAGTCCTCGAAAACAAGGCACGGGCGCGGCTGTTCTACAAGTACCTCTCGAAGGTCTACGACCGGATCAACCCCTTTATCTGGAACGAGGCGATGCGCGGGCAGGCCCTCTCGATGCTCGACATCGACGAGACGGATCGCGTCCTCGACGTGGGCTGTGGCACCGGCTTCGCCACCGAGGGACTGCTCGGGTACAGCGACGACGTCCACGGTCTCGACCAGAGCCCCCACCAACTGGAGAAAGCCTGGGCGAAACTCGGCAAGCACGACCCCGTGACGTTCTACCTCGGCGACGCCGAACGCCTGCCCTTCGCCGACGACAGCTTCGACGTCGTCTGGTCGTCGGGCTCGATCGAGTACTGGCCGGACCCGGTCGCCACCCTCGCTGAGATCCGCCGGATCACGAAACCGGGCGGGCAGGTGCTGATCGTCGGCCCGAACTACCCGAAGACGGGGGTCATGCAGAAGCTCGCCGACTCGATCATGCTGTTCTACGACGCCGAGGAGGCAGATCGAATGTTCACCGAGGCCGGCTTCGAGGACGTCGAGCACCGGCTGATGGGGCCGTCCTACGACCCCGACATCGCGATCACCTCCGTCGCGCGCGTCACCGACTGA
- the ahaH gene encoding ATP synthase archaeal subunit H, translating into MPRPEVLDRIKEAEAEADEIVAEAEREREERIAEARAEAEEIREEAREEAADLAEERLTEARTEIETEREEVLAQGEEEREALESRSAGRKDAVVEYVVTQFEEAVHAQT; encoded by the coding sequence ATGCCGAGGCCAGAGGTTTTAGACCGGATCAAAGAGGCCGAAGCGGAGGCCGACGAGATCGTCGCCGAGGCTGAACGCGAGCGCGAGGAGCGCATCGCCGAGGCCCGAGCCGAAGCGGAGGAGATCCGCGAAGAGGCCCGCGAGGAGGCGGCCGATCTCGCCGAGGAGCGCCTCACGGAGGCCCGTACCGAGATCGAAACCGAACGCGAGGAGGTCCTCGCTCAGGGCGAGGAGGAACGCGAGGCCCTCGAATCGCGTTCCGCGGGGCGAAAAGACGCGGTCGTCGAGTACGTCGTGACCCAGTTCGAGGAGGCGGTGCATGCTCAGACCTGA
- a CDS encoding type IV pilin translates to MARAISPVIGVVLLVACVVLLSATVGAMVLGYEPTQPAAAVAIDGEATADGEITLTLDHGDSLDVRDLSLVVEVDGEPLEKQPTVPAYSQSGFSGFPAGPFNAGTDSEWTRGESASLTIASTTNGPLPEAGSTVTVRVSENGIVIATVEMTVR, encoded by the coding sequence GTGGCTCGCGCGATCTCCCCGGTCATCGGCGTCGTCCTGCTCGTCGCCTGCGTGGTACTGCTGAGTGCGACCGTCGGCGCGATGGTACTCGGATACGAACCGACCCAACCGGCCGCCGCGGTCGCTATCGACGGCGAAGCCACCGCCGACGGCGAGATAACGCTCACGCTCGATCACGGTGATTCGCTCGACGTTCGAGACCTCTCGCTGGTCGTCGAGGTCGACGGCGAACCCCTAGAGAAACAGCCGACGGTCCCCGCCTACTCCCAGAGCGGGTTCAGCGGTTTTCCGGCCGGCCCGTTCAACGCCGGGACCGACTCCGAGTGGACTCGTGGGGAGTCGGCGAGTCTGACGATCGCCTCAACGACCAACGGCCCCCTCCCCGAAGCCGGCAGCACCGTCACGGTTCGTGTCTCCGAGAACGGGATCGTGATCGCTACGGTCGAGATGACGGTCCGGTAG
- a CDS encoding SDR family oxidoreductase: MATDDIEPPRLAREDVLVVPDDRFSTDTVAIVTGAASGIGRATALALAHNGLTVCATDVDEDGLTETERRHADLDLDGRIATTPGDLTDDAVLEAIVEAASEEGSIRYLANIAGIQHVAPMEEFPVEKYDLMHRLMLRAPLVLSKLCLPHMREAGGGAVANMCSIHGHYVTRDKVAYNVAKFGLRGLTQSIAAEGDGDVRAFSLSTAYVKTPLVVNQIADTAENRGITEREVVEDVMLGEARVTELMDPVEVANVFAFGLSKHGRFLDGGDLLFDGGYTLTY, translated from the coding sequence ATGGCAACCGACGACATCGAACCGCCACGGCTCGCGCGCGAGGACGTCCTCGTTGTTCCCGACGACCGGTTCTCGACCGACACCGTCGCGATCGTCACCGGTGCGGCCTCGGGGATCGGCCGGGCGACCGCGCTCGCCCTCGCACACAACGGGCTGACCGTCTGTGCGACCGACGTCGACGAGGACGGCCTCACGGAGACCGAGCGTCGCCACGCGGACCTCGACCTCGACGGGCGGATCGCGACGACGCCCGGCGACCTGACCGACGACGCCGTCTTGGAGGCGATCGTCGAGGCCGCAAGCGAGGAAGGTTCCATTCGATATCTCGCGAACATCGCCGGCATCCAGCACGTCGCGCCGATGGAGGAGTTCCCCGTTGAGAAGTACGACCTGATGCACCGGCTGATGCTTCGTGCGCCGCTCGTGCTCTCGAAGCTGTGTCTGCCCCACATGCGCGAGGCCGGCGGCGGCGCGGTCGCGAACATGTGTTCGATCCACGGCCATTACGTGACCCGCGACAAGGTCGCGTACAACGTCGCGAAGTTCGGGCTTCGAGGGTTGACCCAGTCGATCGCCGCCGAGGGCGACGGGGACGTGCGCGCCTTCTCGCTGAGCACCGCCTACGTGAAGACGCCGCTGGTGGTGAACCAGATCGCCGACACCGCCGAGAACCGCGGGATCACGGAGCGGGAGGTCGTCGAGGACGTGATGCTCGGGGAGGCGCGGGTCACGGAGCTGATGGACCCCGTCGAGGTGGCCAACGTCTTCGCGTTCGGGCTTTCGAAACACGGGCGCTTTCTCGACGGTGGGGATCTACTGTTCGACGGCGGCTACACGCTGACGTACTGA